The following coding sequences are from one Gossypium hirsutum isolate 1008001.06 chromosome A12, Gossypium_hirsutum_v2.1, whole genome shotgun sequence window:
- the LOC107944141 gene encoding casein kinase II subunit beta-1 isoform X1 — MYRGERAAGGSKGEVGSVDRKRINETLDKQLVRSSPSTLRAINGKDKSANAHLMGKHPPDHHRDSRSASLPKAKASEDESETDSEESDVSGSDGDDTSWISWFCNLRGNEFFCEVDDDYIQDDFNLCGLSSQVPYYDYALDLILDVESHGDMFTEEQNELVESAAEMLYGLIHARYILTSKGMAAMLDKYKNYDFGRCPRVYCCGQPCLPVGQSDIPRASTVKIYCPRCEDIYYPRSKYQGNIDGAYFGTTFPNLFLMTHGHLKPQKATQSYVPRVFGYKIHKP; from the exons ATGTACAGAGGAGAGAGAGCGGCCGGTGGCTCTAAGGGAGAGGTGGGGTCGGTGGATCGGAAGCGTATCAACGAGACGCTTGATAAGCAACTGGTGCGATCATCGCCGTCCACTTTGAGAGCGATCAACGGCAAAGATAAGTCTGCAAACGCCCATCTCATGGGGAAGCATCCACCTGATCATCATCGCGACTCTCGCTCCGCTTCTCTACCTAAAGCAAAGGCCTCCGAAG ATGAATCTGAAACAGACAGTGAAGAATCAGATGTCAGTGGTTCTGATGGGGATGACACATCTTGGATTTCGTGGTTTTGCAACCTACGTGGAAATGAATTCTTTTGTGAAGTCGATGATGACTACATTCAAGATGACTTTAACCTTTGTGGGCTAAGCAGTCAAGTTCCTTATTATGATTATGCACTTGATTTGATTTTGGACGTTGAATCCCATG GGGATATGTTTACAGAAGAGCAAAATGAATTAGTTGAATCTGCGGCAGAGATGCTTTATGGTTTGATTCATGCTCGATACATATTGACAAGCAAAGGAATGGCAGCTATG CTAGACAAGTACAAGAACTATGATTTTGGAAGATGCCCTAGAGTTTACTGCTGCGGACAACCTTGTCTTCCTGTTGGTCAATCAGATATTCCTCGTGCAAGCACCGTAAAAATATACTGCCCTAGGTGTGAAGATATATACTACCCTCGGTCCAAGTATCAAGGCA ACATTGATGGAGCCTATTTTGGGACCACATTCCCAAACCTGTTCCTGATGACACATGGGCACTTGAAGCCACAAAAGGCAACTCAAAGCTATGTTCCAAGAGTATTTGGGTACAAGATCCACAAGCCATAA
- the LOC107944141 gene encoding casein kinase II subunit beta-1 isoform X2, producing the protein MYRGERAAGGSKGEVGSVDRKRINETLDKQLVRSSPSTLRAINGKDKSANAHLMGKHPPDHHRDSRSASLPKAKASEDESETDSEESDVSGSDGDDTSWISWFCNLRGNEFFCEVDDDYIQDDFNLCGLSSQVPYYDYALDLILDVESHEEQNELVESAAEMLYGLIHARYILTSKGMAAMLDKYKNYDFGRCPRVYCCGQPCLPVGQSDIPRASTVKIYCPRCEDIYYPRSKYQGNIDGAYFGTTFPNLFLMTHGHLKPQKATQSYVPRVFGYKIHKP; encoded by the exons ATGTACAGAGGAGAGAGAGCGGCCGGTGGCTCTAAGGGAGAGGTGGGGTCGGTGGATCGGAAGCGTATCAACGAGACGCTTGATAAGCAACTGGTGCGATCATCGCCGTCCACTTTGAGAGCGATCAACGGCAAAGATAAGTCTGCAAACGCCCATCTCATGGGGAAGCATCCACCTGATCATCATCGCGACTCTCGCTCCGCTTCTCTACCTAAAGCAAAGGCCTCCGAAG ATGAATCTGAAACAGACAGTGAAGAATCAGATGTCAGTGGTTCTGATGGGGATGACACATCTTGGATTTCGTGGTTTTGCAACCTACGTGGAAATGAATTCTTTTGTGAAGTCGATGATGACTACATTCAAGATGACTTTAACCTTTGTGGGCTAAGCAGTCAAGTTCCTTATTATGATTATGCACTTGATTTGATTTTGGACGTTGAATCCCATG AAGAGCAAAATGAATTAGTTGAATCTGCGGCAGAGATGCTTTATGGTTTGATTCATGCTCGATACATATTGACAAGCAAAGGAATGGCAGCTATG CTAGACAAGTACAAGAACTATGATTTTGGAAGATGCCCTAGAGTTTACTGCTGCGGACAACCTTGTCTTCCTGTTGGTCAATCAGATATTCCTCGTGCAAGCACCGTAAAAATATACTGCCCTAGGTGTGAAGATATATACTACCCTCGGTCCAAGTATCAAGGCA ACATTGATGGAGCCTATTTTGGGACCACATTCCCAAACCTGTTCCTGATGACACATGGGCACTTGAAGCCACAAAAGGCAACTCAAAGCTATGTTCCAAGAGTATTTGGGTACAAGATCCACAAGCCATAA